The DNA sequence CCAATATGGCAGATACAGTTATAACTATTAATGATGGTAAAGTATTAAGTAATGCTTTAATATAAAAATAATGTGTAATTTATAAAAAAGGAGATTAAATATTTAATCTCTTTTTTATTATATAGTTATATAAAATTAAATATAAAATAGTTTTTGGCATTTGACAATAACCATAAAAATTGCTAACATATTATTAGCATATGCTAATAATAAAACTTAGGAGATGATTCTATGGATAATTGTAAAACATGTCCATCAGGTTCAACTTGTACAAAGGATAAGTCAAGTTGTGCAGTTGAAAACAACCCATTAAACAACATTAAAAATGTAATTGGCGTAATGAGTGGAAAAGGAGGCGTAGGTAAATCATCTATATCCACTTTAATAGCAAAAGGATTAATCAAAAAAGGTTATAGTGTAGGAGTATTAGATGCAGATATAACTGGTCCAAGTATTCCTAGACTATTAGGAGTTAACAAACAAAGAGCAGTTGCAGTAGAACAAGGATTATTACCTATTATAAATAAAGATGGAATCAAAGTTATGTCTTTAAACCTATTAACAGATAATGAAAATGATCCAGTTATATGGAGAGGACCTATGATATCTGGAGTAGTAAAACAATTTTGGACAGATGTTGTATGGGGAGAATTAGACTACTTACTTATAGATATGCCCCCAGGAACAGGTGATGTAGCATTAACGGTTATGCAGTCAATCCCTTTAAATGGAATTGTAATGGTATCCGTTCCTCAAGATATGGTATCTATGATAGTATCAAAGGCTGTTAATATGGCAAGGCAAATGAATATAGATATTTTAGGAGTTATTGAGAATATGAGCTACATTACTTGTGAGGACTGTCGTAAGAAAATTAAACTATTTAATGGAGACAGTACCAATAAGTTTTTAAGTGAAATGAATTTAAATTTATTAGGAGAGCTTCCTATGCTAAGTAGTATAAGTAACTTAGGACAAGAAAATCAAAATGATAAAAATTTAGAAGAAGTTTTTGAACCAATTGTAAATAACATAATTGAAAAATCACAAAAAATATTATAAAAATATAATTTAGGAGAAGTAAGTTATGAAAATAGCAGTCGCTTGTGAGAGAAATATTGTAAGTGAACATTTTGGACATTGTGAAGGCTTTGATATATATGAAGTAGAAAATAAAAATATTTTAAAGAAAGAGTATATACAAAATCCAGGACATAGACCGGGATATTTGCCAGTATTTCTAAAAGAACTTAATGTAGATATTATAATTTCTGGTGGAATGGGATCTACAGCACAAGAATTATTTGGGCAAAATAATATAGAGGTAATTGTAGGAACTTTAGGGCTAAGTGATGAAGTAGTTCGAAAATACATAAATGGAGAAATAACATCAACAGGAAGTATTTGTATAGAACATGCACATGAAGGTCATTGCAATGGGCAGATAAATGAATGAAACTATTGAGTATATAAAAAAGTTATTCAAAAAAAAGGGATATAAATTTACCATACAAAAGAAAATAATATTAGAGGTTTTACTAGAAAATAAAGAACATAAAAATGCAAAGCAAATTCATGATAAAGTAAAAAATCAAAATATTGGAATTACTACAGTTTATAGAACTTTAAACCTATTTACAGAGTTAGACATAGTCAAAGAAATAAATATCAGTGGAACAAGTTATTATGAGATTAAAATATTTAGTAAAAATCCATTTCATATACACTTTAAATGTTTTAAATGTAATAGTATAATTGATATAAATAATAAAGATATTAATCTTAATTGTTTAGATTTAAAACAAAAAGTAGAATCAGTAAGTAACTTAGATATTTATGATATAAATATAATGTTTACAGGACTATGTAAAAGCTGTAAGGAGGAGTTTTTGTGGCAAGACCAACAAAAGTTAGAACAGTAGATTTTTTCCCAGAAGATACATACTTTACACCCGTAGGAAAGCAACAATGTACGTTAAAAGAGATAAACTTAAAATTAGAAGAGTTAGAGGCAATGAGACTTAAGGATATAGAATCACTTAGTCAAGAAGAATGTGCGAAAAAAATGAATGTTTCTAGACAAACCTTCCAAAATATAATTGATACAGCAAGGCAAAAAGTTGCAATTGCTTTAACTCAAGGTCATGCTATACGTATTGACGGAGGCAATTATAGAGCAAAATTTTGCAAATTTAAATGTTTTAACTGTGGAAATGAGTATGAAATAAAGTATGCACAAGATAAGGAAAAATGCCCTTCTTGTGGATCTGATAAGGTTATTTGTAGCAAAAAAGCAAGTATATGTACTAAATGGTGCAATAAAAGTGAATAAGAATTATTGAAACACATGAAAACTCATATACAGGTTATATGAGTTTTTTATATGCATAAAAATAAATATGTACAATGTTGAGTAAAAAACGTTGACTATATACAACATTGTGCATATAATTATCTTAATAAGAAATATTTAACTATAAACTAAGGAGAATATTATGGTAAAACTAATTATTTTATATTACTTAAATATAAAATCAACTCATGGCTATGAAATACAAAAATTCATTCAAGCTACAGGACTAGATGTTTGGGCAAAAGTTAAATCAGGTTCAATATACTACGCCTTAAGCAAGATGGAGAAAAATGGAGAAGTAGAACTATACAAAGAAGAAACTATTGGATCTAAAGTTAGAAAAATATATAAAATAACTGAAAAAGGAAAGCTTGAGCTTAAAAATACTATAGTACAAGAACTAGATAAACCACTTATGCCAATAGGTACAGATAAGTTCATAATACCAATAACATTTAATAGACTGGATAAAAATGAAGCTATAGAGATAATAAATAAGCACATAAAAAATCTTGAAGAAACCTTAGAGTATTGGGAATACTGGAAAGATATAAAAATAAATGAATCAACCTTACAGGTTGAAAAGATAGCATTTGAAATGACTGTAAATGGAATTAAAGATTCTATAAGATGGCATAAAGCTATAATAGATGAGTATGATGAGTATGTAAAATACAGCCAAAATCAAGAAATAATGATTAAAAATATTGATTTTGGAGAAGTTCAAGAGCCTAAAAATAATGAGATTAAAACTGATAAAAAAAGAATTGAAGAGCTTAGAGAAATAATTTTAAACAATCCAGAAAAGTCAAAAGAAGCTCTTGAAGAATTGATGAATTTAATGAGTCAAGGCAAATAAAATGTAGTTGTAAACTACATTTTTATTTAAAGCATATATACAATGTTGTATATGAAATATTTAATATAAAGTGGAGGGTATATTATGGGTGCAATTTTAGAAATAAACTCACTTAGAAAAACTTTTGGAGAGAGAACAGTAGTAAATGGATTAAGTTTTAAAGTTAATGAGGGGGAGATTTTAGGATTTTTAGGTCCTAATGGAGCAGGTAAAAGTACAACTATAAATATGATTACAACTATATTAAATTTTGATGAAGGAAAGGTATTATTTGAAGGAAGAGAAGTAAATTCAGATGATAATGATTTCAAAAAATTATTAGGGTATGTTCCTCAAGATATAGCTTTATTTAATGATTTAACTGCTTATGAAAATGTTAAGTTTTTTGGATCTCTTTATGGATTAAAGGGAAGTTATTTAAATAATAGAGTGAATGAAACTTTAGAGTTGGTAGGTTTATATGATAGAAAAAATGATTATCCAGATTCATTTTCAGGAGGTATGAAAAGAAGGATTAATATAGCATGTTCAATAGTTCATAAACCTAAAATTTTGATAATGGATGAACCAACAGTAGGCATAGACCCCCAATCAAGAAATAATATCTTGGAAGTAGCAAAGAATTTAAGAGATGAAGGAACTACAATAATATATACATCCCATTATATGGAAGAAGTAGAAGCTATATGTACTAGACTTATTGTTTTAGACAATGGAAATATAATAGAATCTGGATATAAAGATGAAATTAAGACAAAGTATCGTAGCAAAGGATTAAACAATTTAGAAGAAATATTTTTATATATTACAGGAAAAGAATTGAGAGATTAGGAGGGGATATTATGAATGAATTTAAAGTATTACTTAGACTAGGTATGAAAAAAAGAATAAAGGACTCCTTTTTAATAGGCTATGGAATTACTTTTCCATTAATGTTAATTATTATATTAGGGTACATGTCAACTAACTATTATTCTAAGGAAGGTGGAATAACATCATATTACTACTACTCAATGGTAACTATTCCTTTTTGCACTTTTTTATCTTCAATAACTCTTATATATGTTGCTAGAGAAGAAAGCTTAAATAAGTGTGGAGAAAGATTTATTATAGCTCCTATTAGTAAAACTTCTATAGTTTTATCAAAAATAATTCCAGCAACAATTGCTATATCTGTATATAATCTAATTTTACTTTTAGTATGTAACTTAATATTTAAAGTGGATTATAGAGGAAGGTTTCTAGAGATATATGTACTTATAATAAGTTTAGGTTTTATGTCATCAGCCTTTGGAACTTTTATTGGACTTTGTAGTAAAGATTTTATGTCTATAAAAAACATTGTAAGTACACCTATTTTAATAATGGCTGTTCTTGGGGGAAGCTTTTTTCCTATAGGTTCACTTGGAAATGTTTTTGAAATGATAAGTTATATATCACCACTTACATGGGTAAATAGGGGGATTTTTATGATGTTAAATGACAATATAATAAATGTTTATATGATTTCTTTATTTATAATACTTGGTTTAGGTATGTTATTTACAATAGTATCCATAAAAGCTTTTAAAAAGGAGGCATTTATATAATGATATCATTACTAGTAGCTAAGAATGAGTTTATAAGAAGTTTAAAAAATAAAAAGAAATTAGTTTTAACCTTCTTATTACCCTTATTATCCATAATTGTGGCTATAGGAATTAACAATATGATGAAGCCATCTATTAATATTGGAGTAATAGAAAATCAATATGTTAATAAAGAAGCTAAGTTAAAAATGAACGTTGTAGATAGAGTAAATTTAAGTAGGGCAAATAAAAATACCATTAATACAGATATGATTTTAGCTAAATACTTAGGGGTAGTCGAGTTTAAAAAAGGTAATGATTTTAAGGTATACTGCCTAGATACAAATATGAAAATAGAGATTGAAAAAGCTGTATCTGAAGTTATTAATAGTGGTAATGTTGATAAAACTAAAGGACTATTAAATATTTTAGATGAAGGAAGTTTGAGTGCATCTCAAAGAGGGAGTGGGTTTATATTTATTACTTTAATTATAACTTGTACTATGTCAGCTTCAATTATGTTAAAAGATAAGGAAGATAAAATATTACTTAGATATTTAACAACACCTAATAAGTTATCTGGATATATATTAGGTAATTACATTTATAATCTTATAAATACTATTATTCAAATTTTAGTATCCTCAGTATTTATATATATATTAAAAATAGATATGGGAATAACTATAAGTCAATTTATTGTTTTAGGGATTGTAACAGCTATTATAGCTTCTAGTGTATCTATATTATTTACAGTAATATCAAATAGTGAGTTACAAGCAAGTTTATTAGCTTCATCAATAGCTTTAGTAATGGCACTTTTTGGGGGAGCTTTTTTACCAATAGAAAAAATGCCTAATATATTGAAACTTATAAGTAATATTTCTCCTATAAAATGGATTATAGGACTTACTTCCTCTATGGAAAAAGGTATTGTTTATGGAAATAATTTGGCTGTAATAATTCTTATTATAATACTTTCTAGTGTTATAGTATTTATATCTAGTAAAGTGGGTGAAAAGAAATTGAAATATTAACTTATATAAATTTACACAAAATACTACTATAATTTTATAGTAGTATTTTAAATTTTAAGAAAATTATCTTAATTTGGTATATAATAAAGACATATTTAAATTTCTAAGGTTGGTGTGAGGATGGGTATATCAGTTAAAGAAATGCTTGATGCAGAGTTTTTTAAAGAATACAAAATTTTAGCAGGCAAAGATGGTTTAAACAATCAAATTCAAGGGGTAACTATACTTGACTCAGAAGACGGATTTCATTGGTCAAGAGAGAAAGAGTTCGTAATTAGTTCAGGATATATTTTCATAAAAAATCCAAATCTATTTGAAGAATATATTAACTCTAAATACTTCAAAGGAACAGCCTGCTTTGGAATTAAAGTAGGAAGGTTTTTAAAAGAAATACCTGAAAATATTATTGAACAATTTAACAAACACAAAATACCTTTAATAGATATTCCATACAAAGATTCGTGGATGGATATAATGAATGCCTTAAATGTTACAGTAATGAATAAAAATATAAATCGATTTAATATTAAAGAAATAAATTCTAATAAGTCTTTAGATTTATCCTATCAAGTTAGAAAAATTAATAAAATTTTAAATGCTGTTGAATATGAAATGAATTTTTCTGCAATGCTTTATGATTTATCAAATAATAAAGCTTATTATAGTTCAAATAAATTTAAAGAAGTATCTAAGGATTTAAATATAGAAGACTTTTGGAAACCTTCCTTTGATTATAGTAAAGAGATTTTATGCAAAGATATAAAAATGTCGAGATATAGGTTCTATGATAGCAAATATGAAGCTCCATTTAGTTGGATAACAGTCCCTATAACTATAGATAACAAAATTAAAGCATATTTTGTTGTTATTGAGGCTACAGGTCTTATTGACTATTTTGACCAATTTTCTTTAAGAATAGGATTTTTATTAATACAAGAATTATATGAACAAATTTTTGTTAAGCAACTTATGGAAGATAGTCAATTTAAAAAATTCATAGAAAATATTTTAAATGATAATCTAAAAGACAAAGACAGTATAATAAATATAGCTAATGATCTAAATATTAGTATAAATGATAAATTTCACACTATCGTAATGAATCAAACCAATGAGAAAGTTATCTTGTCAGGATTAAGAGAGACTTTAAAAAATTGTACAAGAAATGCTTTTGGATTTGAAGATTATAAAATATCATTCATAGAAGATAATAGTTGTTTATTTTTAATTAAAGAAAATAGTAGATTTTCAGAAAAACAAAATATTAAGCTTATAAAAGAGAAGTTATCTAATTTAAAGAAGCGCTTAGAATTAGACATAGATAATCTAGAACTAAGTTTTGGTATATCAGATATTCCAGACTTTATTTATGAAACAAAGAAAAGTTATCAAAGAGCAGAGAAAGCTATTAGTATCGGAAAACTTTTATATCCTAAAGAAGAGTTTTGTTCTTATTCAAACTTAGGAGCTTTTGCTTGGATGGATATAAAAGATGATGAAGTTAATATTATGCTAAGAGATATAAGCGTTTTATTAGAGGATGAGAAGTATAAAGAATATATACATACACTAAAAGTGTATTTAGAATGTAAGATGAACTTTAGTCTTACAGCTAAAAATTTATATGTACATATAAATACTGTTCGAAAAAGAATAGAGGATATTACTTATTTACTAAAGATAGATTTAGAAGATCCTATGAATAGGTTGAAATTAGAAATTTTACTAAAGTTATTTTACTAGACAAGAAAATAAATAAATTATTATAAGATATTCGTAATAAATACGGATATCTTATTTTTTTATAAATATAATGAATATAGCATGAAAAAAATTTCTTAATCATTATAGAAAAGTGAAAATTTATTCATTTATATAATATTTGTCAAATATAAGGAAAGTATTTGCGTTGATGTAGGTTTTATTTAGCTGATAATATTAATTTAAGGAAAATGATAATAAATTAAAGGGGTGTTTAAATGTCTAAAATATTAAATAAAGCTAAAGATATTGAAGGATATGTAATTAATTTAAGACGAGAATTTCATAAGTATCCTGAATTAAGTGGAAGAGAATTTAAAACTCAAGAAATGGTTATTAAAGAGCTTGAAAATATAGGAATACCTTATAAAAAAGTAGGAAATACATCAGTGGTAGCTATATTAAATGGAAAAAAAGAAGGTAAAACTATAGCTTTAAGAGCAGATATGGATGCACTTCCTATAATAGAAGAATCAGGTGTTGAATTTTCATCAAAAACACATGGATTAATGCATGCTTGTGGTCATGATGCCCACACTGCAATGCTTCTTGGAGCAGCAAAAGTACTTTCTAAAATGAAAGATGAGATAAATGGAAATATTAAATTCTTTTTCCAAGAAGGAGAAGAAACTTTTACAGGAGCAAAAGAAATCATAAAAGATGGAGGAATGGATGGAGTAGATGCTTGCTTTGGACTACATTGTATGCCTGATCTTGAAACTGGATATGTAAATATTGATTCAGGATATAAAATGGCAGGGTGTGATACTATTTATGTAAAATTTGAAGGAATATCAGGTCATGGATCTTCTCCACACCTTGCAAAAGACACTATTTATCCTGCTTGTACTTTTGTTTCAGGATTACAAGCAATAGCAACTAAAAATATTGATCCACAAGAGCCCGTAGTTCTTACAGTAGGAAGGTTTATAGGAGGAACTAAGGCTAATATAATTCCT is a window from the Paraclostridium sordellii genome containing:
- a CDS encoding Mrp/NBP35 family ATP-binding protein translates to MDNCKTCPSGSTCTKDKSSCAVENNPLNNIKNVIGVMSGKGGVGKSSISTLIAKGLIKKGYSVGVLDADITGPSIPRLLGVNKQRAVAVEQGLLPIINKDGIKVMSLNLLTDNENDPVIWRGPMISGVVKQFWTDVVWGELDYLLIDMPPGTGDVALTVMQSIPLNGIVMVSVPQDMVSMIVSKAVNMARQMNIDILGVIENMSYITCEDCRKKIKLFNGDSTNKFLSEMNLNLLGELPMLSSISNLGQENQNDKNLEEVFEPIVNNIIEKSQKIL
- a CDS encoding NifB/NifX family molybdenum-iron cluster-binding protein; amino-acid sequence: MKIAVACERNIVSEHFGHCEGFDIYEVENKNILKKEYIQNPGHRPGYLPVFLKELNVDIIISGGMGSTAQELFGQNNIEVIVGTLGLSDEVVRKYINGEITSTGSICIEHAHEGHCNGQINE
- a CDS encoding Fur family transcriptional regulator, encoding MNETIEYIKKLFKKKGYKFTIQKKIILEVLLENKEHKNAKQIHDKVKNQNIGITTVYRTLNLFTELDIVKEINISGTSYYEIKIFSKNPFHIHFKCFKCNSIIDINNKDINLNCLDLKQKVESVSNLDIYDINIMFTGLCKSCKEEFLWQDQQKLEQ
- a CDS encoding DUF134 domain-containing protein; translation: MARPTKVRTVDFFPEDTYFTPVGKQQCTLKEINLKLEELEAMRLKDIESLSQEECAKKMNVSRQTFQNIIDTARQKVAIALTQGHAIRIDGGNYRAKFCKFKCFNCGNEYEIKYAQDKEKCPSCGSDKVICSKKASICTKWCNKSE
- a CDS encoding PadR family transcriptional regulator, which encodes MVKLIILYYLNIKSTHGYEIQKFIQATGLDVWAKVKSGSIYYALSKMEKNGEVELYKEETIGSKVRKIYKITEKGKLELKNTIVQELDKPLMPIGTDKFIIPITFNRLDKNEAIEIINKHIKNLEETLEYWEYWKDIKINESTLQVEKIAFEMTVNGIKDSIRWHKAIIDEYDEYVKYSQNQEIMIKNIDFGEVQEPKNNEIKTDKKRIEELREIILNNPEKSKEALEELMNLMSQGK
- a CDS encoding ABC transporter ATP-binding protein, with product MGAILEINSLRKTFGERTVVNGLSFKVNEGEILGFLGPNGAGKSTTINMITTILNFDEGKVLFEGREVNSDDNDFKKLLGYVPQDIALFNDLTAYENVKFFGSLYGLKGSYLNNRVNETLELVGLYDRKNDYPDSFSGGMKRRINIACSIVHKPKILIMDEPTVGIDPQSRNNILEVAKNLRDEGTTIIYTSHYMEEVEAICTRLIVLDNGNIIESGYKDEIKTKYRSKGLNNLEEIFLYITGKELRD
- a CDS encoding ABC transporter permease, translating into MNEFKVLLRLGMKKRIKDSFLIGYGITFPLMLIIILGYMSTNYYSKEGGITSYYYYSMVTIPFCTFLSSITLIYVAREESLNKCGERFIIAPISKTSIVLSKIIPATIAISVYNLILLLVCNLIFKVDYRGRFLEIYVLIISLGFMSSAFGTFIGLCSKDFMSIKNIVSTPILIMAVLGGSFFPIGSLGNVFEMISYISPLTWVNRGIFMMLNDNIINVYMISLFIILGLGMLFTIVSIKAFKKEAFI
- a CDS encoding ABC transporter permease; translated protein: MISLLVAKNEFIRSLKNKKKLVLTFLLPLLSIIVAIGINNMMKPSINIGVIENQYVNKEAKLKMNVVDRVNLSRANKNTINTDMILAKYLGVVEFKKGNDFKVYCLDTNMKIEIEKAVSEVINSGNVDKTKGLLNILDEGSLSASQRGSGFIFITLIITCTMSASIMLKDKEDKILLRYLTTPNKLSGYILGNYIYNLINTIIQILVSSVFIYILKIDMGITISQFIVLGIVTAIIASSVSILFTVISNSELQASLLASSIALVMALFGGAFLPIEKMPNILKLISNISPIKWIIGLTSSMEKGIVYGNNLAVIILIIILSSVIVFISSKVGEKKLKY
- a CDS encoding PucR family transcriptional regulator; protein product: MGISVKEMLDAEFFKEYKILAGKDGLNNQIQGVTILDSEDGFHWSREKEFVISSGYIFIKNPNLFEEYINSKYFKGTACFGIKVGRFLKEIPENIIEQFNKHKIPLIDIPYKDSWMDIMNALNVTVMNKNINRFNIKEINSNKSLDLSYQVRKINKILNAVEYEMNFSAMLYDLSNNKAYYSSNKFKEVSKDLNIEDFWKPSFDYSKEILCKDIKMSRYRFYDSKYEAPFSWITVPITIDNKIKAYFVVIEATGLIDYFDQFSLRIGFLLIQELYEQIFVKQLMEDSQFKKFIENILNDNLKDKDSIINIANDLNISINDKFHTIVMNQTNEKVILSGLRETLKNCTRNAFGFEDYKISFIEDNSCLFLIKENSRFSEKQNIKLIKEKLSNLKKRLELDIDNLELSFGISDIPDFIYETKKSYQRAEKAISIGKLLYPKEEFCSYSNLGAFAWMDIKDDEVNIMLRDISVLLEDEKYKEYIHTLKVYLECKMNFSLTAKNLYVHINTVRKRIEDITYLLKIDLEDPMNRLKLEILLKLFY
- a CDS encoding amidohydrolase gives rise to the protein MSKILNKAKDIEGYVINLRREFHKYPELSGREFKTQEMVIKELENIGIPYKKVGNTSVVAILNGKKEGKTIALRADMDALPIIEESGVEFSSKTHGLMHACGHDAHTAMLLGAAKVLSKMKDEINGNIKFFFQEGEETFTGAKEIIKDGGMDGVDACFGLHCMPDLETGYVNIDSGYKMAGCDTIYVKFEGISGHGSSPHLAKDTIYPACTFVSGLQAIATKNIDPQEPVVLTVGRFIGGTKANIIPKYTNLDISMRYFNPKVRAIVHQSIKRHAKAIAEAYEINVDVNIEESAISLYNDEELSIIAKNSAKKILGEGKTVSGPKLMGSEDFPYYLKYAKGVYAYLGYNNKEKDSIYYPHHEKFKIDEECLKYGVALHVQFALDFLNEN